Proteins from a genomic interval of Actinoalloteichus hymeniacidonis:
- a CDS encoding histidine phosphatase family protein yields MTLSRLVLWRHGETGHNAEGRLQGHLDTELTERGRAQARRAAPELVRFEPEVVVTSDLRRAADTASAFHLITGVKTQTDTRLRETHMGDWEGLTSVEIEEAWPGLLSKWRDDPTQPTPNGETRIQVADRAASVVADLDKEYSGTVLLCAHGGLITTLTGRLLGLDLPHWLQLGGIGNCHWTVLERRADDIVWRLRQYNAGISE; encoded by the coding sequence GTGACGCTGTCCAGATTGGTGCTCTGGCGGCACGGCGAGACAGGGCACAACGCAGAGGGCCGGTTGCAGGGCCACCTCGATACCGAACTCACCGAGCGGGGGCGTGCGCAGGCTCGCCGTGCCGCGCCCGAGTTGGTTCGTTTCGAACCCGAGGTCGTGGTCACCTCGGATCTTCGTCGTGCTGCCGACACCGCGTCGGCCTTCCACCTGATCACCGGCGTCAAGACTCAGACCGACACCAGGTTGCGTGAGACGCACATGGGTGATTGGGAGGGTCTGACCTCGGTGGAGATCGAGGAGGCCTGGCCGGGGCTGCTGTCGAAGTGGCGCGACGATCCGACTCAGCCGACGCCGAACGGGGAGACACGGATCCAGGTCGCGGACCGCGCCGCAAGCGTCGTCGCAGACCTGGATAAGGAGTATTCGGGCACGGTGTTGCTGTGCGCCCACGGTGGTCTGATCACGACGCTCACCGGGCGGTTGCTCGGTCTGGATCTGCCCCATTGGCTGCAACTCGGTGGCATCGGGAACTGCCATTGGACGGTTCTGGAACGCCGTGCCGACGACATCGTGTGGCGGCTACGGCAGTACAACGCAGGCATCTCGGAGTGA
- the rsfS gene encoding ribosome silencing factor, translating into MVATDEARKTALVAARAAADKKAHEIVVLDVSDQLVITDCFVIASAPNERQVSAIVDGIEEKLREIGVKPVRREGAREGRWVLLDFVDVVVHVQHAEERAFYGLERLWKDCPRVPFDDGAPTSTSSEDSAEAASATEDDQA; encoded by the coding sequence GTGGTAGCGACCGACGAGGCGCGGAAGACGGCGCTCGTCGCCGCCCGTGCGGCGGCGGACAAGAAGGCCCACGAGATCGTGGTGCTGGACGTGTCCGATCAGCTTGTCATCACCGACTGTTTCGTGATCGCCTCGGCGCCCAACGAGCGTCAGGTCTCGGCCATCGTCGACGGCATCGAGGAGAAGCTGCGCGAGATCGGTGTGAAGCCGGTACGCCGTGAGGGCGCCCGTGAAGGCCGGTGGGTGCTGTTGGACTTCGTGGACGTCGTCGTCCACGTGCAACACGCCGAGGAACGTGCGTTCTACGGGCTCGAGCGGCTGTGGAAGGACTGTCCGAGGGTGCCGTTCGACGATGGAGCCCCCACGTCGACGTCTTCCGAGGACAGCGCCGAGGCGGCTTCGGCGACCGAGGACGATCAGGCGTGA
- the nadD gene encoding nicotinate-nucleotide adenylyltransferase has product MESSARRRVGVMGGTFDPIHHGHLVVASEVQARFELDEVVFVPTGKPWQKDGQVITAAEDRYLMTVIATASNPRFSVSRVDIDRDGPTFTVDTLRDLRTHYTDTDFFFITGADALGQILSWRRADELFALAHFVGVTRPGYQLADHHLPAGSVTLIEVPAMAISSTACRTRVAEGMPVWYLVPDGVVQYISKRDLYVDSSR; this is encoded by the coding sequence ATGGAGAGTTCTGCCCGTCGGCGGGTGGGTGTGATGGGCGGCACCTTCGACCCGATTCACCATGGCCACCTGGTGGTCGCGAGCGAGGTACAGGCACGCTTCGAACTGGACGAGGTCGTGTTCGTGCCCACCGGAAAGCCCTGGCAGAAGGACGGCCAGGTCATCACCGCCGCCGAGGACCGCTATCTGATGACGGTCATCGCGACGGCGTCCAACCCGAGGTTCTCGGTCAGCCGTGTCGACATCGACCGCGACGGGCCCACCTTCACCGTGGACACCCTGCGGGATCTGCGCACCCATTACACCGATACGGACTTCTTCTTCATCACCGGCGCCGACGCGTTGGGGCAGATCCTGTCCTGGCGTCGAGCCGACGAGCTGTTCGCGCTCGCGCACTTCGTCGGAGTGACCAGGCCCGGCTATCAACTCGCGGACCACCACCTGCCGGCAGGCTCGGTGACGCTGATCGAGGTGCCCGCGATGGCGATCTCGTCCACGGCGTGTCGCACGCGCGTGGCGGAGGGGATGCCCGTCTGGTACCTGGTTCCCGACGGCGTCGTCCAGTACATCTCCAAGCGGGACCTATACGTCGATTCCAGTCGCTGA
- a CDS encoding ferredoxin, with product MSRWKIDVNQGACVGSGMCAGTAPEHFRLDGAAASAISEEIDAHDGVIDAADSCPVEAILVRELVGGKVVAPVD from the coding sequence ATGAGTCGCTGGAAGATCGACGTCAACCAGGGGGCGTGCGTCGGATCGGGCATGTGCGCAGGCACCGCGCCCGAGCATTTCCGGCTCGACGGCGCTGCGGCCAGCGCGATCTCGGAGGAGATCGACGCGCACGATGGGGTGATCGACGCCGCGGACAGCTGCCCGGTCGAGGCCATCCTGGTGCGTGAGTTGGTCGGTGGGAAGGTCGTAGCACCGGTCGACTGA
- a CDS encoding cytochrome P450, whose amino-acid sequence MVTAGEPRSYPFGSVDRLELDPTYAALRSTEPVVRVRMPYGEDAWLATSYQDVRTVLSDPRFSRAASTGRDEPRMSEDVIQGGLLSLDPPEHTPRRRIVMRSLNTRRIEELRPTARSVADSLIAEMVHTGPPADVVHDFAIPLAAEVTFELLGMATEDRKQLCEWTDATLSVTTMSPAEVDESMARLAEYLAELINRHRRTPSVGLLGELVDAADNGVISEDQIVPTWIGVLASGNEAVTSQLSNFIYLLIQWPGLVDRLRTDPGLAPTLVEELTRFVPLGASASFARYALSDVLLGDVLIRAGEAVLPAIGSANLDPAAFERPEDLDPDRIGRPHLGFGHGPHRCPGAALAGMMLQVGLTALFGALPQLRFAVEDDGLEWKSPVLVRGLVRLPVSW is encoded by the coding sequence ATGGTCACAGCAGGCGAACCGAGGAGCTATCCCTTCGGGTCGGTCGACCGCTTAGAGCTTGATCCGACATATGCGGCCTTGCGCTCCACCGAGCCGGTGGTGAGAGTCCGGATGCCCTACGGAGAGGACGCCTGGCTCGCTACCAGCTACCAGGACGTTCGGACGGTGTTGTCCGATCCCAGGTTCAGCCGTGCCGCCTCCACCGGCCGGGACGAGCCGAGGATGAGTGAGGACGTGATCCAGGGCGGCCTGCTATCCCTGGACCCACCGGAACACACTCCGCGTAGGCGGATTGTGATGCGGTCCTTGAATACGCGCCGGATCGAGGAGCTGCGCCCGACGGCGCGGTCAGTAGCTGACTCGCTTATCGCTGAGATGGTGCACACCGGTCCGCCTGCCGACGTGGTCCACGACTTCGCCATCCCCTTGGCAGCCGAGGTGACCTTCGAACTTCTCGGGATGGCGACCGAGGACCGCAAACAGTTGTGCGAGTGGACCGACGCCACCTTGAGTGTGACCACGATGAGTCCAGCCGAGGTCGACGAGAGCATGGCGAGGTTGGCGGAATATCTCGCCGAACTGATCAACCGCCACCGGCGGACCCCGTCAGTCGGTCTACTCGGAGAGTTGGTGGACGCGGCCGACAACGGAGTCATCTCCGAGGATCAGATCGTCCCGACTTGGATCGGTGTACTCGCTTCGGGGAACGAGGCCGTCACAAGTCAACTCTCGAACTTCATCTACCTCCTCATCCAGTGGCCGGGCTTGGTCGATCGCCTGCGGACAGATCCTGGTCTGGCCCCCACCCTGGTAGAGGAACTGACACGTTTCGTGCCGCTCGGCGCAAGTGCAAGCTTCGCCCGTTATGCCTTGTCGGACGTACTGCTCGGTGACGTCCTCATCCGGGCGGGGGAGGCCGTGCTTCCTGCCATCGGATCGGCGAACCTGGATCCGGCCGCCTTCGAACGACCCGAGGATCTGGACCCGGATCGGATCGGTCGTCCGCATCTCGGTTTCGGGCATGGTCCACACCGCTGCCCTGGCGCCGCGCTGGCCGGGATGATGCTTCAGGTGGGATTGACCGCGTTGTTCGGGGCACTGCCACAGCTCCGATTCGCCGTCGAGGATGATGGTCTCGAATGGAAGAGTCCGGTGCTGGTCCGGGGTCTGGTCAGGCTTCCGGTCAGCTGGTGA
- a CDS encoding glutamate-5-semialdehyde dehydrogenase, whose amino-acid sequence MDEAVENPDTEGRHTPGAAVDSPADPLAGEALRIEVLDAARRARSAAADTALLTRGEKDSALVAMAEALLERTPEIVEANEADRAIAHKADMAANLVDRLTLTPERIAAVAEGLRAIAELPDPIGEVVRGGALANGLELRQLRVPLGVLGMVYEGRPNVTVDAAGLSLKSGNAVLLRGSSSAERSNTALVGILRDVLAARELPVDAVQLLPCHDRASVRHLITARGLVDLVIPRGGAGLINAVVEQATVPTVETGVGNCHVYVDESADLDRAVRIVLNSKTRRPSVCNAAETLLVHRSVAETFLPRMGSELRAAEVLLHADATAAALLPESVPATEADWDTEYLSMDLAVKVVDSLEDAIDHIGRHGSGHTEAVLTTDLRVAKRFVARVDAAAVVVNASTGFTDGAELGMGAEIGISTQKLHARGPMGLPELTSTKWVIWGEGQVRPRS is encoded by the coding sequence ATGGATGAGGCCGTGGAGAACCCCGACACCGAAGGCAGGCACACCCCGGGTGCCGCCGTCGATTCTCCCGCCGACCCGTTGGCAGGCGAGGCACTGCGGATCGAGGTGCTCGATGCCGCGCGACGGGCTCGTTCGGCCGCTGCGGACACCGCGTTGTTGACGCGGGGCGAGAAGGACTCCGCTCTTGTCGCCATGGCCGAGGCACTGCTCGAACGCACCCCGGAGATCGTCGAGGCCAACGAGGCCGATCGGGCGATCGCGCACAAGGCCGATATGGCCGCGAATCTGGTCGACCGCCTGACCCTGACTCCGGAGCGCATCGCTGCGGTGGCCGAGGGGTTGCGGGCCATCGCCGAGCTGCCTGATCCGATCGGCGAGGTGGTGCGGGGCGGCGCCTTGGCCAACGGGCTGGAACTGCGGCAACTGCGGGTGCCGCTCGGTGTGCTCGGCATGGTCTACGAAGGCAGGCCCAACGTGACGGTGGACGCCGCCGGGCTCTCGCTGAAGTCCGGCAATGCGGTGTTGCTGCGTGGGTCGTCCTCCGCCGAGCGGTCCAACACCGCGCTCGTCGGGATTCTGCGTGATGTCCTGGCGGCTCGGGAGCTGCCGGTCGACGCGGTGCAGCTGCTGCCCTGCCACGATCGAGCCTCGGTTCGGCACCTGATCACCGCGCGCGGTCTGGTGGACCTGGTCATCCCCCGTGGCGGCGCCGGTCTCATCAACGCCGTCGTCGAGCAGGCCACCGTTCCCACCGTGGAGACCGGGGTGGGCAACTGCCATGTGTACGTGGACGAGTCCGCCGACCTCGATCGGGCAGTTCGCATCGTGCTCAACTCCAAGACCCGCCGCCCCAGCGTGTGCAACGCCGCCGAGACCCTGCTGGTGCATCGCTCCGTCGCGGAGACCTTCCTGCCGAGGATGGGCTCGGAGCTGCGGGCCGCCGAGGTGCTGCTCCATGCCGACGCCACCGCCGCAGCGCTGCTGCCGGAGTCGGTGCCTGCCACCGAGGCGGACTGGGACACCGAGTACCTGTCGATGGACCTTGCGGTGAAGGTGGTCGACTCCCTCGAGGACGCCATCGATCACATCGGGCGACACGGTTCGGGGCACACCGAGGCCGTGCTCACCACCGACCTGCGGGTCGCGAAGCGGTTCGTCGCCCGGGTCGATGCTGCGGCGGTCGTGGTCAACGCCTCGACCGGCTTCACCGATGGCGCCGAACTGGGCATGGGCGCCGAGATCGGTATCTCGACGCAGAAGTTGCACGCCAGGGGACCGATGGGCCTGCCGGAACTGACCTCCACCAAGTGGGTCATCTGGGGCGAGGGACAGGTACGCCCGAGGTCGTGA
- a CDS encoding RecQ family ATP-dependent DNA helicase has protein sequence MPEHVDEQGLRELAEERLRALAGPQARLRADQWAAISALVIDRRRALVVQRTGWGKSAVYFVATALLRELGEGPTIIVSPLLALMRNQVEAAAAAGVHAATINSANATEWEQVQDAVASGEVDVLLVSPERLNNPDFRDTVLPALTESAGLLVVDEAHCVSDWGHDFRPDYRRLRTLLTELPPGVPVLATTATANDRVVHDVTEQLGLGQPEAQTLVLRGPLDRESLHLGVLRLPTAQARLGWLAENLPNLTGSGIVYTLTVATAEEVAGYLRDRGHEVVAYTGRTEAAEREQIEADLLANRVKAVIATSALGMGFDKSDLGFVLHLGAPSSPISYYQQIGRAGRGVERADVLLLPGREDADIWRYFASLAFPPEPVVTQVLAALNGADRPLSTSALEPRVELSRNRLEVVLKVLDVDGAVRRVRGGWEGTGEAWSYDAARYQRIEQARQSEQQAMLTYLDTSGCRMEFLRTQLDDPQSAPCGRCDNCTGTNWSNEVSTAEQEAAGERLRRPGVEVGTRKQWPTGLATMGIEATGRIDAGHAAEPGRALGRLTDIGWGNRLRELLASDASDQAAPEDIVTACVTVLAAWDWRQRPVGIVAVGSRRRTRLIRSLAERIGALGRLPVLGEVAVLGDAPHRANSAQRVAALWNAFEIREPLAGRLAGVEGPVLLIDDHVDSGWTMTIVAKALRQAGVPAVLPFALAVTN, from the coding sequence ATGCCTGAGCATGTGGACGAGCAGGGGTTGCGAGAACTGGCCGAGGAGCGACTGCGCGCGCTGGCAGGCCCGCAGGCACGACTACGTGCGGACCAATGGGCGGCCATCAGTGCGTTGGTGATCGACCGCAGGCGGGCGCTCGTGGTGCAACGAACGGGCTGGGGCAAGTCCGCCGTCTATTTCGTCGCGACCGCGTTGTTGCGCGAGCTGGGCGAGGGCCCGACGATCATCGTCTCGCCGCTGTTGGCCCTGATGCGCAACCAGGTAGAGGCCGCAGCAGCCGCAGGCGTGCACGCGGCCACGATCAACTCGGCGAACGCCACCGAATGGGAGCAGGTCCAGGACGCCGTGGCCTCCGGCGAGGTCGACGTTCTGCTGGTCAGCCCGGAGCGGCTGAACAACCCGGATTTCCGCGACACCGTCCTTCCCGCGCTGACCGAGAGCGCCGGTCTGCTCGTGGTGGACGAGGCACACTGCGTCTCCGACTGGGGGCACGATTTCCGTCCCGATTACCGCAGGCTCCGGACCCTGCTCACCGAGCTGCCCCCCGGTGTCCCGGTGCTGGCGACCACGGCCACCGCCAACGATCGCGTGGTGCACGACGTCACCGAACAACTCGGCCTTGGTCAACCGGAAGCGCAGACCCTGGTGCTGCGTGGACCGTTGGACCGGGAGAGCCTCCATCTAGGTGTCCTCCGGCTGCCGACGGCCCAGGCTCGGCTCGGCTGGCTCGCCGAGAATCTCCCGAATCTCACCGGATCGGGGATCGTCTACACCTTGACCGTCGCCACCGCGGAGGAGGTCGCGGGCTATCTGCGCGACCGAGGCCACGAGGTGGTCGCCTATACCGGTCGCACCGAGGCAGCCGAGCGGGAGCAGATCGAGGCCGATCTACTGGCGAACCGGGTCAAGGCCGTGATCGCGACCTCGGCGTTGGGGATGGGCTTCGACAAGTCCGACCTCGGATTCGTCCTCCACCTGGGAGCTCCGTCCTCGCCGATCTCCTACTACCAGCAGATCGGCCGAGCGGGACGTGGTGTCGAGCGGGCCGACGTCCTGCTGCTGCCCGGCAGGGAGGACGCCGACATCTGGCGCTACTTCGCCTCGTTGGCCTTCCCCCCGGAGCCGGTGGTCACCCAGGTGCTCGCGGCGTTGAACGGCGCGGACCGACCGTTGTCCACCTCGGCGTTGGAGCCTCGAGTCGAGCTGTCCCGCAATCGACTCGAGGTCGTGCTCAAGGTGCTCGACGTCGACGGGGCGGTACGTCGGGTGCGCGGAGGCTGGGAGGGCACCGGGGAGGCCTGGTCCTACGATGCCGCGCGGTATCAACGGATCGAGCAGGCCAGGCAGTCGGAACAACAGGCCATGCTCACCTACCTGGACACCTCCGGATGTCGGATGGAGTTCCTGCGCACCCAACTCGACGACCCGCAGTCGGCGCCCTGCGGACGCTGTGACAACTGCACCGGAACGAACTGGTCCAACGAGGTGTCGACAGCCGAGCAGGAAGCGGCGGGCGAGCGGCTGCGCAGGCCGGGTGTCGAGGTGGGCACCCGTAAGCAGTGGCCCACCGGACTGGCCACCATGGGTATCGAGGCCACGGGTCGGATCGATGCCGGTCATGCAGCGGAACCGGGTCGGGCGCTCGGGCGACTCACCGATATCGGGTGGGGAAACCGACTGCGTGAGCTGTTGGCCTCCGATGCGTCGGATCAAGCGGCGCCCGAGGACATCGTGACCGCCTGCGTGACGGTCCTCGCCGCGTGGGATTGGCGGCAACGACCGGTGGGAATCGTCGCCGTCGGCTCCCGCAGGCGGACGAGATTGATCCGCAGCCTCGCGGAGCGCATCGGTGCGCTGGGCAGGCTCCCGGTGCTCGGTGAGGTCGCCGTGCTCGGCGATGCACCGCACCGCGCGAACAGCGCCCAGCGGGTTGCGGCGCTGTGGAACGCCTTCGAGATCCGGGAACCGCTCGCCGGTCGACTGGCCGGTGTCGAGGGCCCGGTCCTGCTGATCGACGACCACGTCGACAGCGGTTGGACGATGACCATCGTGGCGAAGGCACTTCGGCAAGCAGGAGTGCCCGCCGTCCTGCCCTTCGCCTTGGCGGTCACGAACTGA
- a CDS encoding DUF7937 domain-containing protein, whose amino-acid sequence MKTCESCGSATGGASACSHCVAARPHFVPAAAGASAATESGTPAGVGANIGAPAGNLGQPPVRPPVAAATQPGRISVSDYLRDGVALLLVVLSLASPWDGSGFGADRVPVVLTAVLVLLAVSAPYIVRSGALSRPPDPFRAWLIRLLLVLPYLTVVITTLVLDIVGGRAADHGVALDSGGLDAAAAGIEGGFGSGLGIGLAGAVLALSPRAWELFWVRRGLDEACRISSVTVAALTVLCLLLSTVLGMIDRAGEFAPVTLLGMASLVLSMVVFTVPPFVGIVLGDPGWRRVVIWLGAVLLITMVFTPAVESIYRPLSGLVFWPAAAVFVAAPGVLRTMNRLPDHLGWLSTAGRALELIAATGVAGFIHLLITLFDATEDRGVRVMMLIFSAALVVGSLTARAVLRRDPGRGRPIAVTTASVFLMFGVVGIVVRAMVAESGVPGIVVADPLLISSTFGLPALVVIALTVPSSVRGALARPHTYPGPTPSGDPGAPQTGPIRIVADSVPEPASDQEPGFGPGTPDPAVADPLRQRISFAAATGAEQPTPSPETAINPGDSGVSTAASNAAAESEPAAESEPAVETQQAPAGTDDSVSDGRAASDGRQKQAGVSS is encoded by the coding sequence GTGAAAACGTGTGAGAGCTGCGGGAGCGCTACGGGGGGCGCGAGTGCCTGCTCCCATTGCGTGGCGGCACGACCTCACTTCGTTCCGGCTGCCGCCGGGGCGTCTGCCGCAACGGAATCGGGAACCCCTGCGGGTGTCGGAGCGAATATCGGCGCGCCGGCTGGAAATCTCGGACAGCCGCCTGTTAGACCGCCCGTCGCCGCAGCCACGCAACCGGGACGGATCTCTGTCTCGGACTACCTGCGTGACGGCGTGGCGCTGCTTCTCGTCGTGTTGTCGCTCGCATCGCCCTGGGACGGGTCCGGGTTCGGTGCCGATCGGGTTCCCGTGGTACTGACGGCGGTGTTGGTGCTGCTCGCGGTCTCGGCGCCCTACATCGTCCGCTCCGGTGCGCTATCTCGGCCACCGGATCCCTTTCGCGCATGGCTGATCCGGCTGCTGTTGGTGCTCCCGTATCTCACGGTGGTGATCACCACTCTGGTGCTGGACATCGTCGGGGGCCGAGCGGCCGATCACGGCGTGGCGCTCGACAGCGGCGGATTGGACGCGGCTGCCGCAGGTATCGAGGGTGGGTTCGGTTCCGGCCTCGGTATCGGCCTGGCTGGTGCGGTCCTCGCGTTGTCGCCGAGGGCGTGGGAGCTGTTCTGGGTGCGCCGAGGCCTGGATGAGGCCTGCCGGATCTCCTCGGTGACGGTCGCCGCGCTGACAGTGCTGTGCTTGTTGCTGAGCACCGTGCTCGGGATGATCGACCGGGCTGGCGAATTCGCACCGGTCACCCTGCTGGGAATGGCTTCGCTGGTCCTGTCGATGGTCGTGTTCACGGTGCCGCCGTTCGTCGGCATCGTGTTGGGCGACCCCGGCTGGCGGCGGGTGGTCATCTGGCTGGGTGCGGTCCTGCTCATCACGATGGTGTTCACGCCCGCTGTGGAGTCGATCTACCGGCCCTTGAGCGGCCTGGTCTTCTGGCCTGCGGCAGCCGTGTTCGTGGCCGCACCCGGAGTGCTGCGCACGATGAACCGGCTGCCGGATCACCTCGGCTGGCTGAGCACGGCGGGTCGGGCGCTGGAACTCATCGCCGCAACGGGAGTGGCGGGCTTCATCCACCTGCTGATCACGCTCTTCGATGCGACCGAGGATCGCGGTGTCCGGGTGATGATGTTGATCTTCTCGGCAGCCCTGGTCGTCGGCTCGCTCACCGCTCGGGCCGTGCTTCGGCGTGACCCCGGGCGTGGTCGGCCGATTGCGGTGACCACCGCCTCGGTGTTCCTGATGTTCGGTGTGGTGGGCATCGTCGTCCGGGCGATGGTCGCCGAGAGCGGCGTGCCGGGGATCGTCGTCGCCGACCCGCTGTTGATCAGCTCGACGTTCGGGCTACCCGCACTGGTGGTTATCGCGCTCACCGTTCCGTCGTCGGTTCGCGGTGCTCTCGCCCGCCCCCACACCTACCCGGGGCCGACGCCATCCGGCGACCCGGGCGCGCCGCAGACGGGTCCGATCCGGATCGTGGCGGACTCGGTGCCCGAGCCCGCCTCCGATCAGGAACCCGGCTTCGGGCCCGGAACTCCTGATCCGGCGGTCGCGGACCCACTCCGACAGCGGATCTCGTTCGCGGCGGCCACCGGGGCAGAACAGCCGACTCCGAGTCCCGAGACCGCTATCAACCCGGGCGATTCCGGCGTCTCGACTGCTGCGTCGAATGCGGCTGCCGAGTCGGAACCGGCTGCCGAGTCGGAACCGGCCGTCGAGACCCAGCAGGCGCCTGCCGGTACCGACGACTCGGTCTCGGACGGACGGGCCGCCTCGGACGGGAGGCAGAAGCAGGCGGGGGTCAGTTCGTGA
- the proB gene encoding glutamate 5-kinase, producing MTVNEPATARSETRQRVGTARRLVVKVGSSSLTTAHGGLDRARLDALVDVVADRCARGGQLVLVSSGAIAAGLAPLALARRPKDLATQQAAAGVGQLALAHAYATSFGRHQRVVGQVLLTADDVIRRAHYRNAQRTFERLLALRAVPVVNENDTVATDEIRFGDNDRLAALVAHLVGADALVLLSDVDALYDGDPRHGGATRITEVRGPEDLVQVQAGDGRVDGLGTGGMASKLAAAKLASSAGIPVLLAGADDAARALDQADVGTAFAVTGARLSARRFWLGYAAGAKGRVRLDDGAVQAVTQRRRSLLAAGILDTTSDFHAGDVVELVDRSDRVVARGVVGYDASELPELIGRSTHELPAEFRREIVHADDLVVLQ from the coding sequence ATGACGGTGAACGAGCCTGCCACTGCACGGTCCGAGACGCGTCAGCGAGTCGGTACGGCACGCAGGCTCGTCGTCAAAGTCGGTTCCTCCTCGCTGACCACCGCCCACGGCGGCCTGGACCGTGCTCGGCTGGATGCCCTGGTCGACGTGGTGGCCGACCGTTGCGCGCGTGGTGGTCAACTCGTCTTGGTCTCCTCCGGTGCCATCGCGGCGGGGCTCGCCCCCTTGGCCTTGGCTCGTCGGCCGAAGGATCTGGCGACCCAGCAGGCGGCGGCAGGCGTGGGACAGCTCGCGCTGGCACACGCCTACGCGACCTCCTTCGGACGCCATCAGCGGGTCGTCGGCCAGGTGCTGCTCACCGCCGACGACGTCATCCGTCGGGCGCACTACCGCAATGCCCAGCGAACCTTCGAACGGCTGCTCGCCCTGCGGGCGGTGCCGGTGGTGAACGAGAACGACACGGTGGCCACCGACGAGATCCGATTCGGTGACAACGATCGCCTGGCCGCGTTGGTCGCGCACCTGGTCGGCGCCGATGCGTTGGTCCTGCTCTCCGATGTCGACGCCCTGTACGACGGCGACCCGCGACACGGCGGTGCCACCCGGATCACCGAGGTCCGGGGACCCGAGGACCTCGTGCAGGTACAGGCGGGCGACGGTCGGGTAGATGGGCTCGGTACCGGCGGAATGGCCTCGAAACTGGCCGCCGCCAAGCTGGCGTCCTCAGCGGGTATCCCGGTGTTGTTGGCCGGTGCCGATGATGCCGCGCGTGCGCTCGATCAGGCCGATGTCGGTACGGCTTTCGCCGTCACCGGGGCTCGATTGTCGGCCCGGCGGTTCTGGCTCGGATATGCGGCGGGCGCCAAGGGTCGGGTTCGATTGGACGATGGCGCGGTGCAGGCGGTGACACAGCGACGTCGTTCGTTGCTGGCAGCCGGAATCCTTGACACGACCAGCGATTTCCACGCGGGTGACGTCGTTGAGTTGGTAGACCGGAGCGATCGGGTGGTGGCCCGAGGGGTGGTCGGCTACGACGCCTCCGAGCTGCCGGAGCTGATCGGACGATCCACCCATGAGCTGCCCGCCGAGTTCCGCCGGGAGATCGTGCACGCGGACGACCTCGTGGTGTTGCAGTGA